A genomic segment from Phragmites australis chromosome 6, lpPhrAust1.1, whole genome shotgun sequence encodes:
- the LOC133920716 gene encoding protein NLP3-like, which translates to MVMEVEADMERVLERFDLILDRDGRRNSCGTGSDLSRSGGGGAAGEEGGGGVVKERIARALRIYKEEEEADVDGERGGVLVQVWAPARDGDRRVLATRGQPFVLAPPQCHRLFQYRTVSLTHAFPVGGAGVPGERGLPGRVFDAGAPEWTPNVQYYGSGEYARISYALIYDIQAALALPILDPDTGSCLAVLELVMTSPRLRFAAVVDKLSKALQAVALRSSEICCPPPEICNDEAADQRAMSGISELLTTVCEAHRLPLAQTWVRCKRCNPDTRRGAALTAEGAPFHLADEGVRGFRDACAEHHLRSGRGGLVEEADAARKPRFCADVTRYSMDAYPLAHHARFCGLVSCLAVSVQLWRDDDASMDGGHGREECVLEFFLPPDCRDGAAQKGMVEAVVATIMERFGNGDLKAIAISGLQDLNFEIVADGECVVRPDRVIVADTHELELNEHGGDKKDSDEEDVHLAAAVGSADIEAPKMNNGEQKEGENPRSRVGKKKKKKGKRKGEKTVSLEELQRYFSGSLKDAATSLGVSPTTMKRICRQHGISRWPFRKIAKANRSLDKIKHVFESVQYSSKPMAAAASQQAAAVAVARRPPALPCLSSALGVASSQGSCQEPPPLKNTALRTPLRGGDAWVVTVKASYRGDIIRFRVPCSAGVAAVKMEVAKRLGLEASSFYVKYLDDDNEWVLLSCDADFQECLDVVPALSAASSSGSGAAQPVVRLMVQEVADIHGSSCGSSD; encoded by the exons ATGGTGATGGAGGTGGAGGCCGACATGGAGCGGGTGCTCGAGCGCTTCGACCTCATCCTCGACCGCGACGGCCGGAGGAATTCAT GTGGGACAGGGAGTGATCTGAGCAggagcggcggaggaggagcggcgggggaagaaggcggcggcggcgtggtgaAGGAGCGGATCGCGCGGGCGCTAAGGATttacaaggaggaggaggaggcggacgtGGACGGCGAGCGAGGCGGCGTGCTGGTGCAGGTGTGGGCGCCGGCGAGGGACGGCGACCGCCGCGTGCTGGCCACCCGGGGGCAGCCGTTCGTGCTGGCGCCGCCGCAGTGCCACCGGCTGTTCCAGTACCGGACGGTGTCGCTCACTCACGCCTTCCCCGTCGGCGGCGCCGGCGTCCCCGGGGAGCGCGGGCTGCCAGGGCGGGTGTTCGACGCGGGGGCGCCGGAGTGGACGCCCAACGTGCAGTACTACGGCAGCGGCGAGTACGCGCGCATCAGCTACGCCCTCATCTACGACATCCAGGCCGCCCTAGCGCTGCCCATCCTTGACCCCGACACCGGCTCCTGCCTCGCCGTGCTCGAGCTGGTCATGACCTCGCCGAGGCTCCGCTTCGCCGCCGTGGTCGACAAGCTCTCCAAGGCTCTCCAG GCCGTGGCACTAAGAAGTTCAGAGATCTGCTGCCCTCCGCCCGAG ATTTGCAACGACGAGGCGGCTGATCAGCGAGCCATGTCCGGGATTTCAGAGCTCCTGACCACGGTGTGCGAAGCTCACAGGCTGCCACTGGCACAGACCTGGGTCAGATGCAAGCGCTGCAACCCCGACACGCGACGCGGCGCCGCTCTGACGGCGGAAGGCGCGCCCTTCCACCTCGCCGACGAGGGCGTCCGCGGCTTCCGCGACGCCTGCGCCGAGCACCACCTGCGTTCCGGCCGGGGGGGACTCGTCGAGGAGGCGGACGCGGCGCGGAAGCCCCGCTTCTGCGCCGACGTGACCAGGTACTCCATGGACGCGTACCCGCTCGCGCACCACGCGCGCTTCTGCGGCCTGGTGAGTTGCCTCGCCGTGAGCGTGCAGCTGTGGCGCGACGACGACGCGTCCATGGACGGTGGCCACGGCCGGGAAGAGTGTGTGCTGGAGTTCTTTCTCCCGCCGGACTGCAGAGACGGCGCGGCGCAGAAGGGGATGGTGGAGGCCGTCGTTGCCACAATCATGGAACGCTTTGGCAATGGCGATCTGAAAGCTATCGCGATAAGCGGCTTGCaagatttgaattttgagattgTTGCAGATGGAGAGTGTGTGGTACGGCCTGATCGTGTCATCGTGGCTGATACCCATGAGCTCGAGCTGAACGAACATGGAGGAGACAAGAAGGATTCTGATGAGGAGGATGTGCATCTGGCAGCAGCTGTGGGTAGTGCAGACATTGAAGCACCCAAGATGAACAATGGTGAACAAAAGGAAGGTGAGAATCCAAGATCACGAGttggcaagaagaagaagaagaaggggaaaaGAAAGGGTGAAAAAACTGTGAGTTTGGAGGAACTGCAGAGATACTTTTCTGGGAGCCTGAAAGATGCAGCGACGAGCCTTGGCG TTAGTCCGACAACGATGAAGCGCATCTGCAGACAGCACGGCATCTCCAGATGGCCCTTTCGCAAGATCGCCAAGGCGAACCGCTCCCTTGACAAGATCAAGCATGTCTTCGAATCGGTGCAATACTCATCAAAGcccatggctgctgctgcttctcagCAAGCTGCAGCTGTGGCTGTTGCACGCCGTCCTCCTGCTCTGCCATGCCTATCAAGTGCTCTGGGAGTGGCCTCCTCCCAAGGCTCATGCCAAGAGCCTCCTCCCCTCAAGAACACCGCATTGCGCACGCCTTTGCGTGGCGGGGACGCCTGGGTGGTGACCGTCAAGGCCAGCTACAGAGGAGACATCATCAGGTTCAGGGTGCCGTGCTCTGCCGGTGTCGCGGCTGTGAAGATGGAGGTGGCCAAGAGGCTGGGACTGGAGGCCAGTTCATTTTATGTCAAGTACCTCGACGATGACAACGAGTGGGTGCTCCTGTCCTGCGACGCCGACTTCCAGGAGTGCCTCGACGTCGTCCCGGCGTTGTCAGCAGCGTCGTCGTCTGGCTCCGGAGCGGCTCAGCCGGTGGTCAGGCTGATGGTGCAGGAGGTGGCTGACATCCATGGGAGCTCCTGTGGCAGCTCAGATTAG
- the LOC133923266 gene encoding LOW QUALITY PROTEIN: protein PTST, chloroplastic-like (The sequence of the model RefSeq protein was modified relative to this genomic sequence to represent the inferred CDS: deleted 1 base in 1 codon), protein MASSYCSQEYWSWVTVYWLALKLFVATVRSKVTLPDFLCVREPVPALVGLAEEIANSDVRSGSRKINGKYIQSYLLSRLEAVHDKVMEQIKDVDSLKPQEISVYWVGMAENVQIMGSFDGWSQGEALSMEYSGDYARFSATLNLRPGRYEIKFLVDGEWRLSPEYPNSGKGLTQNNILVIK, encoded by the exons ATGGCGTCGA GTTACTGTTCGCAGGAATATTGGTCATGGGTTACTGTTTATTGGTTAGCGTTAAAACTGTTCGTTGCTACAGTACGGAGCAAAGTTACGCTCCCTGACTTCCTCTGCGTCAGAGAGCCGGTTCCG GCTCTGGTTGGCCTAGCTGAAGAGATTGCTAATTCTGATGTTCGGTCAGGGTCTAGGAAGATAAATGGAAAATATATTCAATCTTATCTTCTCTCCAGGTTAGAAG CTGTTCACGATAAGGTTATGGAACAGATAAAGGATGTTGACTCTTTAAAACCCCAAGAAATTTCTGTCTACTGGGTCGGCATGGCTGAG AATGTGCAAATTATGGGCTCTTTCGACGGCTGGTCCCAGGGTGAGGCATTGTCCATGGAGTATTCAGGTGACTATGCAAGATTCTCTGCGACTCTGAATCTAAGACCTGGGAG GTATGAGATCAAATTCTTGGTTGATGGGGAGTGGAGATTGTCACCGGAGTACCCCAAT TCTGGCAAGGGATTGACGCAGAACAATATTCTTGTCATCAAGTAA